One stretch of Miscanthus floridulus cultivar M001 chromosome 18, ASM1932011v1, whole genome shotgun sequence DNA includes these proteins:
- the LOC136524197 gene encoding uncharacterized protein: protein MVDALVRERDSFLADVCDSQSLVPGPRGKLGPCFAGPFQVVERIGPVTYRLRLPNGARIHDVFHVGILKPFCETPPAATPVLVPLHHRRLLHRPVRALHAQLCRGIWHVLIQWEDMNDAEASWEPVDEFKTRFPSFQLKDELFVEGE, encoded by the exons ATGGTTGATGCACTTGTGCGCGAGCGTGACTCGTTCCTTGCAGACGTGTGCGATT CTCAGTCCTTGGTGCCGGGGCCACGTGGCAAGCTCGGTCCATGCTTCGCTGGTCCGTTCCAGGTGGTGGAGCGCATCGGCCCGGTCACCTATCGTCTACGTCTACCGAACGGTGCCCGCatccacgacgtgttccatgttggCATCCTGAAGCCATTCTGTGAGACTCCGCCAGCTGCGACACCGGTTCTTGTGCCGCTCCACCACAGGCGCCTACTCCATCGTCCCGTGCGTGCACTGCACGCCCAGTTGTGCCGCGGCATTTGGCACGTGCTTATTCAGTGGGAGGACATGAACGACGCCGAAGCGAGCTGGGAGCCCGTTGACGAGTTCAAGACTCGCTTCCCCTCCTTCCAGCTCAAGGACGAGCTGTTTGTTGAGGGGGAGTGA